The Sporosarcina sp. Marseille-Q4943 genome includes the window GTCCACCTTCGCATCAACCGGCTTGATTTCATGCTGCTCACTGTAGGATTCGATCTCTTGATACAGCGCTTCATTTTTCACAGCGTTTTTCATAGTTGAGTCATGGAACATAGCAGTGCGTGGAACCGTAAAGCTTCCTAACGTTACTAAGAACGCCCCAACGAGCAATAAATACTTCATGGCACGCATTTCCCCAGGCAACATCGCAAGTCCTCCATTTGAATTATGTTGGCTTTACGATTCCCCTTCGCTTCGGAACTATACTTGGGTCGATGTCTAGCGCACATCTTTTTCGATTGTGATAATCCTCTCGATAACCCTATCCACTTCACTGCTATCTTTGATTACGAATAAATAATCTGCTTCTCCCTCAACTGGATCCACTACATCTCCCTGCAACGAGTCTGCATTTTGCCGATTGAGCACCTGTTCAAAATTGGATGCGCTTCTGAATATATTCGTATTCCGTTGACTGTTCAAAACGCGAGCTTGAAGAACATGGTCCGGCAAATCAAAGTGGACAAGGATGCGAATAAATTCATCTTCGGGAAACAACTGTTCAAGCAAATACGCTCGACCTTTCCGACTTCGATTTGAATTACATAAGATCAAATGACAGTCACTATGTACTTTCGTGTAATCGACAATCAGCTGGGAAATGGCATGCTTCAGCGTATTCGGCCCTGTTCTCGGTTGTAAGTTTTTATAGTATGTGTTGATGAATGCCCCATGATTATCTTGATCCATCACTATCGAGTTCTCGAGCTTCT containing:
- a CDS encoding AAA family ATPase yields the protein MKRLVIITVGKTHSGKTTFARALEQKLENSIVMDQDNHGAFINTYYKNLQPRTGPNTLKHAISQLIVDYTKVHSDCHLILCNSNRSRKGRAYLLEQLFPEDEFIRILVHFDLPDHVLQARVLNSQRNTNIFRSASNFEQVLNRQNADSLQGDVVDPVEGEADYLFVIKDSSEVDRVIERIITIEKDVR